A genomic stretch from Candidatus Thiothrix anitrata includes:
- a CDS encoding DUF7281 domain-containing protein produces the protein MEKNLIKRLLQICQSAEARFTRSKGLNQFQQDYNIGTVMGASLHFSPHDKSQIRALLLNTESIDADTTDPTQWDGLSRTESLALGSNEKLTHSAVRQQRVAIKHLPQQALLLGGSRLVLPEGSNLDVNWQTIVQQSQHDTVLVVENWEAFERIHQAQLDFSLAGKNPLVVFRGSPVYQQDHTIALLEALQRPVFAFVDFDPAGLMLAQSLPCFQDTILPPMTVLESHLQACTNHERYQKQLPQTAQALDSSQHATIAKAWEMLKHYGVALPQERFL, from the coding sequence GTGGAAAAAAACCTGATCAAACGCCTGCTCCAGATCTGCCAAAGTGCTGAAGCGCGTTTTACCCGCAGCAAAGGCTTGAACCAGTTTCAGCAGGATTACAATATTGGTACGGTCATGGGCGCAAGCCTGCACTTTTCGCCACACGACAAAAGCCAGATTCGTGCTTTGCTGTTGAACACCGAAAGCATTGATGCAGACACAACCGACCCGACCCAATGGGACGGTCTGAGTCGCACGGAGAGTCTGGCACTGGGCAGCAATGAAAAACTCACCCACTCGGCAGTGCGTCAACAACGGGTTGCCATCAAACACCTGCCACAACAAGCTTTGTTACTCGGTGGATCACGGCTGGTCTTACCGGAAGGCAGCAATCTGGATGTGAATTGGCAAACAATCGTGCAACAAAGCCAACACGATACGGTACTGGTGGTGGAAAACTGGGAAGCCTTCGAGCGCATTCATCAGGCACAACTGGATTTCTCCCTTGCCGGGAAAAATCCCTTGGTGGTATTTCGGGGCAGCCCGGTTTATCAGCAAGATCACACCATCGCATTGTTGGAAGCCTTGCAACGTCCTGTGTTTGCCTTTGTCGATTTTGATCCGGCAGGACTGATGTTGGCGCAAAGTTTACCCTGTTTTCAGGATACTATCTTGCCACCAATGACCGTGCTGGAAAGCCATTTACAGGCATGTACCAACCATGAACGCTACCAGAAGCAATTACCACAAACAGCGCAAGCCCTAGACTCGTCACAACATGCTACCATTGCCAAGGCATGGGAGATGCTGAAACATTATGGGGTGGCATTACCGCAAGAGCGTTTTTTGTAG
- a CDS encoding vWA domain-containing protein produces MATLATAGKRMTFWQALHWREPLWLLLALFPLLLAAWGYFQQRRQAQTYADPHLLPWVQVIANQHSWRKWLSPQTLWAIAWVLFAISLAGPRIPQTQPDDLRPAQFDVLVVLDISRSMQATDLAPNRLQRAALELHELLGLAQGSRVGIVVYGARPHLFAPLTNDANAVRFYLQHLETLVLPTLGTDHAAALDFAQQELAAREQALPAAVLWITDGDIPADQHAALQTRVQILQTAGIPLYSLGVGTEDGEAIPLPGGKWLEHDGQAVRSRHDSALLQNLSAQAGGAYSAVKDDASDWQMLYTKGIAQAFPAQAEAGQQWRELYVWTLLAAMGLLFVWLATLQKTLLR; encoded by the coding sequence GTGGCAACTCTGGCAACGGCGGGCAAACGCATGACGTTCTGGCAAGCTTTACACTGGCGCGAACCCCTGTGGCTGTTACTGGCACTGTTCCCGCTACTCCTTGCTGCATGGGGATATTTCCAGCAACGTCGCCAAGCGCAAACCTACGCCGATCCGCATTTATTGCCGTGGGTGCAAGTGATCGCCAACCAGCACAGTTGGCGCAAGTGGCTTTCACCGCAAACACTGTGGGCGATTGCGTGGGTACTGTTCGCCATCAGCCTTGCCGGGCCGCGCATTCCGCAAACTCAACCCGATGACCTGCGCCCTGCCCAATTCGACGTGCTGGTGGTGCTGGACATTTCGCGCTCGATGCAAGCCACCGACCTTGCCCCCAACCGTTTGCAACGCGCCGCGCTGGAATTACACGAACTCCTCGGTCTTGCCCAAGGAAGCCGCGTCGGGATTGTGGTGTATGGCGCACGCCCGCACCTGTTCGCGCCGCTGACCAACGATGCCAACGCCGTGCGCTTTTACTTGCAACATCTGGAAACGCTGGTGCTGCCGACGTTGGGTACGGATCACGCCGCCGCGCTCGATTTTGCCCAGCAAGAACTCGCGGCGCGTGAACAAGCGTTACCCGCCGCCGTGCTGTGGATTACCGATGGCGATATTCCTGCCGACCAACACGCTGCCTTGCAAACCCGTGTGCAAATTTTGCAAACGGCTGGCATTCCACTCTACAGCCTTGGCGTTGGTACAGAAGACGGCGAAGCCATCCCGCTTCCCGGCGGCAAATGGTTGGAACATGACGGGCAAGCGGTGCGTTCACGCCACGACAGTGCTTTGCTGCAAAACCTGAGCGCACAAGCGGGAGGAGCGTACAGCGCGGTGAAAGACGATGCCAGCGATTGGCAGATGTTGTATACCAAGGGGATTGCACAAGCGTTTCCAGCGCAAGCCGAAGCTGGGCAACAGTGGCGGGAGTTGTATGTGTGGACGTTGTTAGCGGCAATGGGGTTGCTGTTTGTCTGGCTAGCGACGCTACAAAAAACGCTCTTGCGGTAA
- a CDS encoding CopG family ribbon-helix-helix protein, with the protein MRTLQMTLDDDLVAELDQVVQESHTNRSAFTREALRMAIAVYHQRKLVEKHRAGYLRHPVAPDEFSVWEEEQAWGDE; encoded by the coding sequence ATGCGAACCTTGCAAATGACCCTCGATGACGATCTGGTGGCTGAACTCGATCAGGTTGTTCAGGAAAGCCACACCAACCGCTCCGCCTTCACCCGCGAAGCCTTGCGGATGGCAATTGCGGTCTACCATCAACGCAAATTGGTAGAAAAACACCGTGCTGGCTACTTGCGTCACCCTGTTGCCCCCGACGAATTTTCAGTGTGGGAAGAAGAACAAGCGTGGGGTGATGAATGA
- a CDS encoding DUF58 domain-containing protein, with translation MIFPPLLTETELQALYQRARSAAADASLQNLLEQRQAGDVASRYRGAGLDYAESRPYQPGDEPRFMHWSVTARTGKPHVKQFREERRPAVFIVLDRRKAMRFGTRVRLKAAQAARVAALAAFAATQQGWAVSGVILEAQPHWFLASTDTHAVWEFVRQCAATCSPLPPTAEPNLANILPLINAQLVRGTHVYLLSDFADLDAACEAHILQLLQHHPLFTVQVLDSAECELPAAGRLSLQGLDGVTHRVNLADPLLREQFRQQAAALHEGQAQRLRGWGCHYSQLLTDVDAPELAVPLPHGMGT, from the coding sequence ATGATCTTCCCCCCACTCCTCACCGAAACCGAACTACAAGCCCTCTACCAACGCGCCCGCAGTGCTGCTGCTGACGCTTCCCTGCAAAACCTGCTGGAACAACGCCAAGCCGGTGACGTAGCTTCGCGTTATCGCGGTGCAGGGCTGGATTACGCCGAAAGCCGCCCCTACCAACCCGGCGACGAACCGCGCTTCATGCACTGGAGCGTCACCGCTCGCACCGGCAAACCGCACGTCAAACAATTCCGCGAAGAACGCCGTCCCGCAGTGTTCATCGTCCTAGATCGGCGCAAAGCCATGCGTTTCGGCACACGGGTACGCCTCAAAGCCGCGCAAGCCGCCCGTGTTGCTGCACTCGCCGCTTTTGCTGCCACACAACAAGGCTGGGCAGTTTCCGGTGTAATCCTGGAAGCGCAACCCCACTGGTTTCTCGCCTCCACCGATACCCATGCGGTGTGGGAATTCGTGCGCCAGTGCGCAGCAACGTGCTCACCGTTACCGCCGACGGCTGAACCCAACTTGGCAAATATATTGCCGCTCATCAATGCGCAATTGGTACGCGGCACACACGTCTATCTACTCAGCGATTTCGCCGATCTCGACGCGGCTTGTGAGGCACATATCCTGCAACTCCTCCAGCATCACCCGCTGTTCACGGTGCAAGTGCTGGACAGTGCCGAATGCGAATTACCCGCCGCCGGACGTTTAAGTCTGCAAGGGCTGGATGGTGTTACCCACCGCGTCAATCTGGCTGATCCGCTATTGCGTGAACAGTTTCGCCAGCAAGCAGCAGCATTGCATGAGGGGCAAGCGCAACGCCTGCGTGGTTGGGGCTGCCATTACTCGCAACTGCTGACAGACGTGGATGCACCCGAATTGGCAGTGCCATTACCGCATGGGATGGGCACATGA
- a CDS encoding helix-turn-helix domain-containing protein: MSDISDITSKRRRHATTGNNPMLLTLGEQVRTTRLANTMTQEELALVSGVGRELVIQLENGKAGVTLGKACQVLAALGLQLTAQVR; encoded by the coding sequence ATGTCTGACATCAGCGACATCACCAGCAAACGCCGCCGTCACGCCACCACGGGCAATAACCCCATGCTGCTGACCTTGGGCGAACAAGTGCGCACTACCCGCCTTGCCAACACCATGACTCAGGAAGAACTCGCGCTCGTTTCCGGCGTGGGGCGCGAACTCGTCATCCAGCTTGAAAACGGCAAAGCAGGCGTAACGTTGGGCAAAGCGTGCCAAGTATTAGCCGCGTTAGGGCTGCAATTGACCGCACAGGTGCGCTGA
- a CDS encoding type II toxin-antitoxin system PemK/MazF family toxin, with the protein MKRGEIRWYTFKEPDKRRPVMILLRSDIIPYLGAVTIAPITTTIRDIPSEVALSVQDGMPRECAINFDHIQTVQKGKLGALITMLSKHKLAEVDQAVSFALSLNGFDGF; encoded by the coding sequence ATGAAGCGTGGTGAAATTCGTTGGTACACGTTCAAAGAGCCGGATAAACGTCGCCCAGTAATGATTTTGCTGCGTTCTGACATTATCCCGTATTTGGGTGCGGTGACTATCGCGCCGATTACCACCACGATCCGCGACATTCCCAGCGAAGTAGCATTGAGCGTGCAGGATGGTATGCCGCGTGAATGTGCTATCAACTTCGACCACATTCAAACAGTGCAAAAGGGTAAGTTGGGGGCTTTGATTACCATGCTGTCCAAGCACAAACTGGCGGAAGTGGATCAGGCTGTTAGCTTTGCGTTGAGCTTGAATGGTTTTGACGGGTTTTAA
- a CDS encoding type II toxin-antitoxin system HipA family toxin produces the protein MLQVLYGNETVGQLWSESRTLCFQYAASWVQSPTAFPLTPHLPLSLQAWRGDHVLFFFSNLLPEGAVLNAILKLKRLPRGDIYAQLAAFGEDAAGAFALVPEGATQHRQAAYQPYPTEQIRADLVRLADHLPLLFQHGELRLSLAGAQDKIPVRYADGAFWLPMGGAASSHILKPAIQPEKQFPEAVFNEAFCLRLAQHCGLDAVNAAIVRLPEPVLLVERYDRVARDGQWQRLHQLDFCQLAGLLPDQKYTKDGGADFAEIFRLIDQYAAVPGRERLKVLDWIIFNYLIGNADAHAKNLAMLITAGNHLRIAPLYDLLCTSVYPTLDTRMAMPIGGEYRPEWVQHRHWQRFANEIGINPMLLQKRSIALSQRVVAGIQPVMLALGLENSALLSAIAAIVQKRAGWLTSRQTGNAP, from the coding sequence ATGTTACAAGTGCTGTATGGCAATGAAACTGTCGGGCAATTATGGAGCGAGTCGCGCACGTTATGCTTCCAATACGCCGCAAGCTGGGTGCAATCCCCCACCGCTTTTCCCCTGACACCTCATCTACCGTTGAGCCTGCAAGCATGGCGCGGCGATCACGTCCTATTCTTCTTCAGCAACCTGCTGCCAGAAGGTGCGGTATTAAACGCCATCCTAAAACTCAAACGCCTCCCGCGTGGCGATATTTACGCCCAACTCGCTGCCTTTGGTGAAGATGCCGCTGGTGCATTCGCGCTCGTGCCGGAAGGCGCAACCCAACACCGCCAAGCCGCGTACCAGCCTTACCCCACCGAACAGATTCGCGCAGATTTAGTGCGCTTGGCAGACCATTTGCCACTTTTGTTCCAACACGGCGAATTGCGCCTGTCATTGGCAGGAGCGCAAGACAAGATTCCGGTACGTTATGCCGACGGCGCGTTTTGGTTGCCGATGGGTGGAGCGGCTTCCAGCCATATTCTCAAACCGGCGATTCAGCCAGAAAAGCAGTTTCCAGAGGCGGTATTCAATGAAGCCTTTTGCTTGCGACTGGCGCAGCATTGCGGGTTGGATGCAGTCAACGCCGCCATTGTGCGCTTACCCGAACCCGTCTTGCTGGTGGAACGCTATGACCGCGTGGCGCGTGATGGGCAATGGCAACGTTTGCACCAACTGGATTTCTGCCAACTAGCCGGATTACTGCCAGACCAGAAATATACCAAAGACGGTGGGGCTGATTTTGCCGAGATTTTCCGCCTGATCGACCAATACGCCGCAGTGCCGGGGCGGGAACGCTTGAAAGTGCTGGACTGGATCATTTTCAATTACCTGATTGGCAATGCTGATGCCCACGCCAAAAATCTGGCGATGCTGATCACCGCAGGCAACCATTTGCGTATTGCTCCGTTGTATGACCTGTTGTGTACCAGCGTTTACCCAACACTGGATACCCGCATGGCAATGCCGATTGGTGGCGAATACCGTCCCGAATGGGTGCAACACCGTCACTGGCAACGTTTTGCTAATGAAATCGGCATTAACCCTATGCTACTGCAAAAACGCAGCATCGCCCTCAGTCAACGGGTAGTGGCAGGCATTCAACCCGTCATGCTGGCATTAGGGCTGGAAAATAGCGCGTTACTGAGCGCGATTGCTGCCATCGTGCAGAAACGTGCGGGGTGGTTAACATCACGCCAAACGGGGAACGCGCCATGA
- a CDS encoding condensin complex protein MksE codes for MFKQIIPLLLAGEFICPFTQQTAHAYLSDPNHQTSVDAYLEKIGLKLVQTRHGGAFFCTHFEMDADAKKSAQKTFKEIKQTLRPIVTFLELLMRITQQDDILTAGTILETHQIMTVIDANPSLRNDLQSLTNQAGLRAENTDRSRLVKILSDFCKQGYLVLVNPEREIYRVTGKIEYIMEVIEFLMEHEAVSDVEETEIPQGALL; via the coding sequence ATGTTTAAGCAGATTATCCCGCTATTATTGGCAGGCGAATTCATTTGCCCCTTTACCCAGCAAACCGCCCATGCTTATCTGAGTGACCCCAACCACCAGACTAGTGTCGATGCCTATCTGGAAAAAATCGGGCTGAAACTGGTACAAACACGCCACGGTGGCGCGTTTTTCTGCACTCACTTTGAGATGGATGCTGATGCTAAAAAGTCAGCACAGAAAACCTTCAAGGAGATCAAGCAAACCCTGCGCCCCATCGTCACCTTCCTCGAATTACTGATGCGGATTACCCAGCAGGACGACATCCTCACCGCAGGCACTATTCTTGAAACCCATCAAATCATGACCGTGATTGATGCCAACCCCAGCCTACGCAACGACTTGCAATCGCTCACCAATCAGGCAGGGCTACGCGCCGAAAACACCGACCGCAGCCGTTTGGTGAAAATACTCAGCGATTTTTGCAAGCAAGGTTATCTGGTGCTGGTTAACCCCGAACGGGAGATTTACCGTGTGACCGGCAAAATTGAATACATCATGGAAGTGATTGAATTCCTGATGGAACACGAAGCCGTCAGTGATGTGGAGGAAACTGAAATACCGCAGGGAGCATTGCTGTGA
- a CDS encoding DUF4381 family protein has product MNISLHDLELPPEALPMMVWWLIAFAIYLLLAGVFWYWRKRQHPVARALRKLAKLPDDPANLSQLVAIMREALAPFPDKGMAGEGFLSQLDHARFAPTPCIPETFATFKREARALLEQAR; this is encoded by the coding sequence ATGAATATCAGTTTGCACGACCTCGAATTACCACCCGAAGCGTTGCCCATGATGGTGTGGTGGCTGATCGCATTCGCCATTTACTTATTGCTGGCAGGCGTATTCTGGTACTGGCGTAAACGCCAACACCCCGTGGCGCGGGCTTTGCGCAAGCTGGCAAAGTTGCCGGATGATCCTGCCAATCTGTCGCAACTGGTTGCGATAATGCGCGAAGCTCTTGCTCCCTTCCCTGATAAGGGGATGGCTGGGGAGGGGTTTCTTTCTCAACTAGACCACGCCCGCTTCGCCCCAACACCCTGCATCCCCGAAACCTTCGCCACCTTCAAACGCGAAGCCCGCGCCCTGTTGGAGCAAGCCCGATGA
- a CDS encoding AAA family ATPase — protein MQTQTEFLQLRSHLEQVIVGQSALLDRLMIALLTGGHILLESLPGLAKTTAVTTLASGVHASFQRIQFTPDLMPGDLTGTDIFEPQHGMFRFIPGPLFHEIVLADEINRAPPKVQSALLEAMQEHQITVGGVTRPLPELFIVMATQNPLEQSGTYPLPEAQLDRFLLHVVLQYPTADDELLILQRDRARHYGADKPVLHSPLHPQQVLQARREVAEVHVAPELERYIVALVGATRDLGQFDAAWAEYLQVGASPRASIALLRASSALAYLRGREYVVPDDIIDIAPDVLRHRLVLGYAARAAGVDANAMVRKVLEGVAIP, from the coding sequence GTGCAAACCCAAACCGAATTTCTGCAACTACGTTCCCACCTCGAACAGGTGATCGTGGGGCAGTCCGCCCTGCTCGACCGTTTGATGATCGCGCTGCTCACGGGCGGACATATCCTGCTGGAAAGCCTGCCTGGCCTTGCGAAAACCACCGCTGTCACCACGCTTGCCAGCGGTGTCCACGCCAGTTTCCAACGCATCCAGTTCACGCCGGATTTGATGCCGGGGGATTTGACCGGCACGGATATTTTCGAGCCGCAACACGGCATGTTTCGCTTTATTCCGGGGCCGTTATTCCACGAAATCGTGCTGGCGGATGAGATCAACCGCGCTCCGCCCAAAGTGCAATCCGCGCTGCTCGAAGCCATGCAGGAACACCAGATTACCGTCGGCGGCGTGACTCGCCCCTTGCCCGAACTCTTCATCGTGATGGCGACGCAAAACCCGCTGGAACAAAGCGGCACGTACCCCTTGCCCGAAGCACAACTTGACCGCTTTTTGCTACATGTGGTGCTGCAATACCCCACGGCTGACGACGAATTGCTGATTTTGCAACGTGACCGGGCACGGCATTACGGTGCGGATAAACCCGTACTGCATTCACCCTTGCACCCGCAGCAAGTCTTGCAGGCACGGCGCGAAGTGGCGGAAGTGCATGTTGCGCCGGAACTGGAGCGGTATATTGTTGCACTGGTCGGGGCTACCCGTGATTTGGGGCAGTTTGATGCGGCGTGGGCAGAGTATTTGCAGGTGGGTGCATCACCGCGTGCGTCGATTGCATTGCTGCGAGCCAGCAGTGCCTTGGCGTATTTGCGTGGGCGTGAGTATGTCGTGCCGGACGACATTATCGACATTGCGCCGGATGTGTTGCGCCATCGGTTGGTTCTGGGTTATGCGGCACGGGCGGCGGGTGTGGATGCGAATGCGATGGTGCGTAAGGTATTGGAAGGGGTGGCGATTCCGTGA
- a CDS encoding VWA domain-containing protein, whose amino-acid sequence MNIDWLTPYLALIPVVLWLASTSLSQRTDRSLSEVEGNMRQGGIFFHPLAHLLPTTKIPTWQRHLQHAVFAWLWLCLTIAIAQPVQRGAKLPDLPPERDILLLVDVSISMTLTDYALDGQKRSRMDVLKTLLHDFANRLQGERLGMIVFAENPYLLVPLTRDPTLVQRQLQRLTPTLAGRVSAVGDAITLALKEAGKQPQRKPIFVLFTDADESIGRVDPEAAAALAAESKIPLYTIAIGSTAATMTGDTGGLVYQPVNLALLQTLSERTGAKTYQAGDAQAVEQALADITRQHQNAAEQTPRYEQQPLYHWLLLAGLLPLMLWQLWQRRANA is encoded by the coding sequence ATGAACATCGACTGGCTCACCCCGTATCTCGCTCTAATTCCTGTGGTGTTATGGTTGGCTTCGACTTCGCTCAGCCAACGCACAGACCGTTCCCTGAGCGAAGTCGAAGGGAACATGAGGCAAGGCGGGATCTTTTTCCACCCCCTAGCACACCTACTACCAACAACCAAAATCCCCACGTGGCAACGCCACCTCCAACACGCCGTCTTCGCATGGCTTTGGCTCTGCCTAACCATCGCCATCGCCCAACCCGTGCAACGCGGCGCAAAACTCCCCGACCTGCCGCCCGAACGCGACATCCTGCTACTGGTTGATGTATCCATCAGCATGACCCTCACCGACTACGCCCTCGACGGACAAAAACGCAGCCGCATGGACGTACTCAAAACCCTATTGCACGATTTCGCTAACCGTCTGCAAGGCGAACGCCTCGGCATGATCGTCTTCGCCGAAAACCCCTACCTGCTCGTGCCGCTCACCCGCGACCCGACACTGGTACAACGCCAACTGCAACGCCTCACCCCAACCTTGGCAGGGCGTGTCAGTGCCGTTGGCGATGCCATCACCCTCGCGCTCAAAGAAGCAGGCAAACAACCGCAACGCAAACCCATTTTCGTGCTATTCACCGATGCGGACGAATCCATCGGGCGCGTAGACCCCGAAGCCGCAGCAGCCCTAGCTGCCGAAAGCAAGATTCCGCTGTACACCATCGCGATTGGCTCCACCGCAGCGACAATGACAGGCGACACCGGCGGATTAGTCTATCAACCCGTCAACCTTGCCCTGTTACAAACCCTGTCAGAACGCACGGGCGCGAAAACCTACCAAGCCGGTGATGCGCAAGCGGTGGAACAAGCCCTTGCTGACATTACCCGCCAACACCAAAACGCAGCGGAACAAACCCCGCGCTACGAACAGCAACCGCTCTACCACTGGCTACTACTGGCTGGCTTATTGCCGCTCATGTTGTGGCAACTCTGGCAACGGCGGGCAAACGCATGA
- a CDS encoding MFS transporter, producing MTVGILQVFPPQVFFMPTLQHGIHANLTQILHQLLQVFLVGLTIGMTRTVVPGLAETEFGLGGQQFFLLTTFVVVFGAVKSVMNLFAGRFSDRFGRKRVLIAGWIAALPIPFLLLYAPNWGWVVAATALLGINQGLCWSMTLNSKLDMTHLNQKGLVNGLNEFSGYAAVALAGVVTAWLVDVYGARLGLFLSGTTVIVLGLVLAVLVVKETRPWALAHVKETPPNLPLSGEGQETDHSLRSSPDKGRLGGVSSPSLGQAFLYASWQNRNLLALNQAGLVEKFTDALVWIILPVWFVSQNLTLVQASSIIGVYALVWGASQLITGPASDRFGRKPLIVGGMWLCGIGVLLLVLTESVWLWTLEAGLIGFGMAMLYPTLGAAVADVSPPAQRSTLLGVYRFWRDFGYAVGALSMGLLAQWAQGLDLTFWLVGVAMLLSGAWVALTFNKE from the coding sequence ATGACAGTGGGTATCCTGCAAGTGTTTCCACCACAGGTTTTTTTCATGCCCACGTTGCAACACGGTATTCACGCCAATCTCACACAAATCTTGCACCAGCTCCTGCAAGTGTTTCTGGTCGGTTTGACCATCGGCATGACCCGCACCGTCGTCCCTGGTTTGGCTGAAACCGAATTCGGGTTGGGCGGACAACAGTTCTTCTTACTAACGACTTTCGTGGTGGTATTCGGCGCAGTCAAATCCGTGATGAACCTGTTTGCGGGGCGGTTTTCCGACCGTTTCGGGCGCAAGCGGGTATTGATTGCGGGGTGGATTGCCGCGTTACCGATTCCGTTCCTGCTGCTCTACGCCCCGAATTGGGGTTGGGTCGTTGCCGCCACCGCCTTACTCGGCATTAACCAAGGCTTGTGTTGGTCGATGACCTTGAACAGCAAACTCGACATGACCCACCTGAACCAGAAAGGGTTGGTCAATGGGCTGAATGAGTTTTCTGGTTATGCGGCAGTTGCGCTGGCGGGTGTTGTTACTGCGTGGTTGGTGGATGTTTATGGCGCACGGTTGGGCTTGTTTCTATCTGGCACAACGGTGATTGTGCTGGGCTTGGTGCTGGCGGTTCTTGTGGTGAAGGAAACACGACCATGGGCGTTGGCTCATGTGAAAGAAACCCCTCCTAACCTCCCCTTATCAGGGGAGGGACAAGAAACGGATCACTCTCTTCGCTCCTCCCCTGATAAGGGGAGGCTGGGAGGGGTTTCTTCACCCTCACTAGGGCAAGCCTTCCTCTACGCCAGTTGGCAAAACCGCAATCTATTAGCCCTAAACCAAGCCGGATTGGTGGAAAAATTCACCGACGCACTGGTGTGGATAATCCTCCCCGTCTGGTTCGTCTCACAAAATCTAACCCTCGTGCAAGCCAGTTCCATCATCGGTGTGTACGCGCTGGTGTGGGGTGCAAGCCAACTTATCACCGGCCCCGCCTCCGACCGTTTCGGACGCAAACCTTTGATTGTCGGCGGCATGTGGTTGTGCGGTATCGGCGTATTGCTGCTGGTACTCACGGAATCAGTATGGCTGTGGACGCTGGAAGCCGGATTAATCGGTTTTGGCATGGCCATGCTTTACCCCACACTGGGTGCGGCGGTCGCCGATGTCAGCCCACCTGCGCAACGCAGCACCTTGCTCGGTGTCTACCGTTTCTGGCGCGACTTTGGGTACGCGGTAGGTGCGCTGAGCATGGGCTTGCTGGCACAATGGGCGCAAGGCTTAGACCTAACCTTCTGGCTGGTCGGGGTAGCGATGCTGCTTTCCGGCGCGTGGGTGGCGCTGACATTTAACAAGGAGTAA